From the Desulfosalsimonas propionicica genome, the window AGCACAACAGCGGGCACCTGGTACTTGTCTGCCAGGGCAAAGGCCCGGCCCATGGTTTCAAACCCGTCATCCAGGCTTGTCGGGGCCAAAACAAACCTGGGAAACTCGTCCTGGGCTGCATGGAGCACAAATCGAAGATCCGCCTGGGCCGTTCTCGTGGGAAGGCCCGTAGCCGGGCCGGGCCGCTGGGAATTGACAATCACCATCGGGGTTTCCGTGATGCCGGCAAGCCCCAGGCCTTCGGTCATAAGCGCAAATCCGCCGCCTGACGTGGCGGTCATGGACCGCACCCCGGCAAATGAGGCCCCGATGACCATGTTGGCCGCGGCGATCTCGTCTTCTGCCTGCTCCACTACCAGCGGGGCCCGGCCTTCAAAGCCGGTGAGGCCGGCCATGATGCCGGTGGCCGGAGACATCGGATAAAACGCCGCAAACCGGCAGTCTGATGCCAGTGCCCCCAGGGCAAGGATTTGTGCGCCGGACAGCAATTTTCCGGCCGGTTTTTTCTCCGGCCAGGCAAAGGCCGGTGCAAAATCGATTTCCGCCACTGCCTGTGCCCCGGTTTGCGCGGCATTGAGGTTGTTTTCCAGAACCCCGGCTTTTTTGGCCTGAAACTGTTTTTTCAAAACCCTTTCCAGAAGACTGTCCGGCGCGCCCAGCAAAGCCAGGCAGGCACCTGCGGCAACAGTGTTGGCCATGATGGCCCCGCCGGCCTTGCGGGCCATATCGGTCACTGCTATGGACACAACATTGCTGCCGGCATCTGCCTCCTGGCTGTCAAAAATGGCCAGGCCGTCTTCTGCCAGCTCAGACAGGTGCATGTCCAGGGTCCTGGGGCTCAGGGCCACAAGCAAATGCACCCGGTGGTCCGGTGCGGTCACTGGCCTGTCGCTGATGCGCAGCTGCAAAAAGCTGTGGCCGCCCCGGATACGAGATTCAAAGTCATTTACACCCAGAACATAAAGGCCGCATCCATGGCAGACATGGGCCAGCAGGTCTCCGACCGTCTGAATCCCCTGTCCGGCTTCGCCGCCGACTTTCACTGTCACATCTATACCCATTGTCTCCTCCGGACCCGGCCGGTCCTTGTCCTAAATTTTCCCGGCCCGTCCGTCATCGCAGGCATCGTCTGTATCATCAAACCGGGCATGCTCGCCAACCGGCATCTTGGTGCAGACATCTTCAAACGAGGTATTCTTGTCCATGGTGCGCACGGCCTCCAGAACCGAGTCATAATCCGGCTCCTGACCGATCTCCGGCACCTGCTGGGTGTAGAGCACCCGTCCGTTTTCGTCGATGACCACCACTGCCCGCGACAGCAGTCCGGCCAGAGCACTGTCTGTTATGCGCGCCCCGTAGCGGTCCCCGAAATCCAGACTGCGAAGCTCGGCCAGGGAAATAACCGCATCCAGCCCCTCTTTGTCCACAAACCGCTGGTGGGCAAAGGGCAGATC encodes:
- a CDS encoding 2-oxoacid:acceptor oxidoreductase subunit alpha — translated: MGIDVTVKVGGEAGQGIQTVGDLLAHVCHGCGLYVLGVNDFESRIRGGHSFLQLRISDRPVTAPDHRVHLLVALSPRTLDMHLSELAEDGLAIFDSQEADAGSNVVSIAVTDMARKAGGAIMANTVAAGACLALLGAPDSLLERVLKKQFQAKKAGVLENNLNAAQTGAQAVAEIDFAPAFAWPEKKPAGKLLSGAQILALGALASDCRFAAFYPMSPATGIMAGLTGFEGRAPLVVEQAEDEIAAANMVIGASFAGVRSMTATSGGGFALMTEGLGLAGITETPMVIVNSQRPGPATGLPTRTAQADLRFVLHAAQDEFPRFVLAPTSLDDGFETMGRAFALADKYQVPAVVLTDQYFNDSVNIAQKPLNAPESIDCHIVTDADMDDPKAYRRYEITDSGISPRALPCAGQALVMVSGNEHQQDGHISETIPDRIGQVDKRFRKLAAMEGEMRPPRTDYPDSRVLLVGWGSAAGAIGESVEMLRAEGMDAGGVYFTDIWPFPQQAAEEILGRCERFYMVEQNVSAQLGGLIREKTGLKCYQAVLKYDGRPFFPFEIARRVKAAEEAIDG
- the tpx gene encoding thiol peroxidase yields the protein MANITFKGNPVQTNGELPELGQPAPDFVLTKTDLTDLSLADLSGKKVILNIFPSIETMVCAESVRRFNEAAHSLDNTAVLCISRDLPFAHQRFVDKEGLDAVISLAELRSLDFGDRYGARITDSALAGLLSRAVVVIDENGRVLYTQQVPEIGQEPDYDSVLEAVRTMDKNTSFEDVCTKMPVGEHARFDDTDDACDDGRAGKI